The following are encoded together in the Thermomonas brevis genome:
- a CDS encoding NAD-glutamate dehydrogenase: MNKTVETNAGEDLKPILDALAKRVGKAGQAEARAFAGAFYRRMDAEEIASRGAAGWAELAADMLEFARIRKRGKANVRLFNPADSAHTVLQIVNDDMPFLVDSVTMALAEAGIGVHVLGHPVIRLSRDKAGKLASIGEGEPESLMHLEIDRQPQAAMASVKARINGVLEDVRSIVNDWEPMRARMREVAEELATRKLPVGEAGRKEAQEFLRWAADDHFTFFGYREYKVQKQGKDEVLAAVPGSGMGLLRGDDGGKPRPIKSLAAHFMPQSGSEDALILTKTNARATVHRPGYMDYIGVLEFDAKGRAVGEQRFLGLYTSSAYTRRPWDIPLVRERHAHVMERSGLSGSSHSGKALRHILETLPRDELFQSSEEELFRTCMGILGLQERVRSKLFLRRDRYGRYYSALAYVPRERMSTQVRHRIEAMLREALDGDRIDTNVQIGDSPLAQLHIIVRPSANAAANAEIDMPTLEAKLAEIVRDWRDDLRERLVARHGEEAGLKLAARFGRALPAGYIEEVSPGAAADDVEHLAALSGEGDLRLSLSRAPHKNDSLRLKLYRPLRDIPLSDALPMMENMGLRVITEHPYRIDAESGLAFIQDFEVESLQGELDVDALDENFEDAFARIWRGDAENDGFNRLVLAAGLSWKQVAMLRAYCKYLLQTGVTFSQSYMEATLIRYPLLARLLVELFEARFDPATGKESDAEIKRGMERFGAQLKALAAGDEAAMAALKALVATRTGNRDKQVEAARGALLGLLDRVASLDEDRILRSFIGVIDATLRTNYYIEYKDGLRKDGGPADYLAFKFDTAKVPDLPKPRPYREIWVCGPRVEGTHLRFGPVARGGLRWSDRREDFRTEVLGLVKAQMVKNTVIVPVGSKGGFYPKQLPSPAVDRDAWFAEGVACYKRFINGLLDITDNIVDNKIVPPAGVVRHDGDDPYLVVAADKGTATFSDTANGIAQAHGFWLDDAFASGGSVGYDHKGMGITARGAWESVKRHFRALGRDSQTQDFTVVGIGDMSGDVFGNGMLLSEHIRLVCAFDHRHVFLDPAPDAAASFKERSRLFKVPRSSWADYDAKLISKGGGVYPRSLKSIEITPQVREALGIDAGIKSMTPTELMSAALKAPVDLLWNGGIGTYVKASTETNADVGDRANNALRVNGSDLRCKVVGEGGNLGMTQLGRIEAAQVGVLLNTDFIDNSAGVDTSDHEVNIKILLNGEVQKKRLKLAERNKLLAAMTDEVAQLVLNDNYRQNQTLSLMERMSAARLGSKMHFITTLESQGLLDRQIEYLPTDAQMAERKLRGQGLTRPELCVLLSYSKLVAFPQLLDSDVPEDPYLSKELERYFPAPLQKKYAKAMENHRLKREIIATAVTNSTINRMGATFLMRMQEDSGRSIGEIARAYTITRETLDARELWAKIDALDGKVAESVQIDALQVIWELQRGFTRWLLARPGAVPAITTAVERYHEGFRDILAGEGILPPSQRPEYEASRKDWRAKGVPAALADQLAALPYLESSADIIELARERKLRTIEVAKVYFRLADALHAPWLRAQIEALKVEGRWHAVARGVLRDELFAQLRSLTAQVLAMPGKEPDAKVQAWLSRDDASLRFTLAMLTELAAQKTLDYPTVSVAVQRVAQLAQRG; this comes from the coding sequence ATGAACAAGACAGTCGAGACGAATGCCGGCGAGGACCTGAAACCCATCCTCGACGCGCTGGCCAAGCGCGTGGGCAAGGCCGGGCAGGCCGAGGCGCGGGCGTTCGCGGGCGCCTTCTACCGGCGCATGGACGCCGAGGAGATCGCCAGCCGCGGCGCCGCCGGCTGGGCCGAGCTGGCCGCCGACATGCTGGAGTTCGCGCGCATCCGCAAGCGCGGCAAGGCCAACGTCCGCCTGTTCAATCCCGCCGACTCCGCGCACACCGTGCTGCAGATCGTCAACGACGACATGCCGTTCCTGGTCGATTCGGTGACCATGGCGCTGGCCGAGGCCGGCATCGGCGTGCACGTGCTGGGCCACCCGGTGATCCGCCTGAGCCGCGACAAGGCCGGCAAGCTGGCGTCGATCGGCGAGGGCGAGCCCGAGTCGCTGATGCACCTGGAGATCGACCGCCAGCCGCAGGCGGCGATGGCCTCCGTGAAGGCGCGCATCAACGGCGTGCTGGAGGACGTGCGTTCGATCGTGAACGACTGGGAGCCGATGCGCGCGCGCATGCGCGAGGTGGCCGAGGAACTGGCGACCCGCAAGCTGCCGGTGGGCGAAGCCGGCCGCAAGGAGGCGCAGGAGTTCCTGCGCTGGGCCGCGGACGACCACTTCACCTTCTTCGGCTACCGCGAATACAAGGTGCAGAAGCAGGGCAAGGACGAGGTGCTGGCGGCGGTGCCGGGCAGCGGCATGGGCCTGCTGCGCGGCGACGACGGCGGCAAGCCGCGCCCGATCAAGTCGCTGGCCGCGCACTTCATGCCGCAGTCCGGTTCCGAGGACGCGCTGATCCTGACCAAGACCAACGCCCGCGCCACCGTCCACCGCCCCGGCTACATGGACTACATCGGCGTGCTCGAATTCGACGCCAAGGGCCGCGCGGTCGGCGAACAGCGCTTCCTCGGCCTGTACACCTCCAGCGCCTACACCCGCCGCCCGTGGGACATCCCGCTGGTGCGCGAGCGCCACGCCCACGTGATGGAGCGCTCCGGCCTGAGCGGCAGCAGCCACAGCGGCAAGGCGCTGCGCCACATCCTGGAAACCCTGCCGCGCGACGAGCTGTTCCAGTCCAGCGAGGAGGAACTGTTCCGCACCTGCATGGGCATCCTCGGCCTGCAGGAACGCGTGCGCAGCAAGCTGTTCCTGCGCCGCGACCGCTACGGCCGCTACTACTCGGCGCTGGCCTACGTGCCGCGCGAGCGCATGAGCACGCAGGTGCGCCACCGCATCGAGGCGATGCTGCGCGAGGCGCTGGACGGCGATCGCATCGACACCAACGTGCAGATCGGCGATTCGCCGCTGGCGCAGCTGCACATCATCGTGCGGCCGTCGGCCAACGCCGCCGCCAACGCCGAGATCGACATGCCGACGCTGGAAGCGAAGCTGGCCGAGATCGTGCGCGACTGGCGCGACGACCTGCGCGAGCGGCTGGTCGCCCGCCACGGCGAGGAGGCCGGCCTGAAGCTGGCCGCGCGCTTCGGCCGCGCCCTGCCGGCGGGCTACATCGAGGAGGTCAGCCCCGGGGCCGCGGCCGACGACGTGGAACACCTGGCCGCGCTGTCCGGAGAAGGCGACCTGCGCCTGTCGCTGTCGCGCGCCCCGCACAAGAACGACAGCCTGCGCCTGAAGCTGTACCGGCCGCTGCGCGACATCCCGCTGTCCGACGCGTTGCCGATGATGGAGAACATGGGCCTGCGCGTGATCACCGAGCATCCCTACCGGATCGACGCCGAGAGCGGGCTGGCCTTCATCCAGGACTTCGAGGTCGAGTCGCTGCAGGGCGAGCTGGACGTCGATGCGCTGGACGAGAACTTCGAGGACGCCTTCGCCCGCATCTGGCGCGGCGACGCCGAGAACGACGGCTTCAACCGGCTGGTGCTGGCCGCCGGCCTGTCGTGGAAGCAGGTCGCGATGCTGCGCGCCTACTGCAAGTATCTGCTGCAGACCGGCGTGACCTTCTCGCAGAGCTACATGGAAGCCACGCTGATCCGCTACCCGCTGCTGGCGCGGCTGCTGGTCGAGCTGTTCGAGGCGCGCTTCGACCCGGCGACCGGCAAGGAGAGCGACGCCGAGATCAAGCGCGGCATGGAGCGCTTCGGCGCGCAGCTGAAGGCGCTGGCCGCCGGCGACGAGGCCGCGATGGCCGCGCTCAAGGCGCTGGTGGCGACCCGCACCGGCAACCGCGACAAACAGGTCGAGGCCGCGCGCGGCGCGCTGCTGGGCCTGCTGGACCGCGTCGCCAGCCTGGACGAGGACCGCATCCTGCGCAGCTTCATCGGCGTGATCGACGCCACCCTGCGCACCAACTACTACATCGAGTACAAAGACGGCCTGCGCAAGGACGGCGGCCCGGCCGACTACCTCGCCTTCAAGTTCGACACCGCCAAGGTGCCGGACCTGCCGAAGCCGCGCCCGTACCGCGAGATCTGGGTCTGCGGCCCGCGCGTGGAAGGCACCCACCTGCGCTTCGGTCCGGTGGCGCGCGGCGGCCTGCGCTGGTCGGACCGCCGCGAGGACTTCCGCACCGAGGTGCTGGGCCTGGTCAAGGCGCAGATGGTGAAGAACACCGTGATCGTGCCGGTGGGCAGCAAGGGCGGCTTCTATCCCAAGCAGCTGCCGAGCCCGGCGGTGGACCGCGACGCGTGGTTCGCCGAGGGCGTGGCCTGCTACAAGCGCTTCATCAACGGCCTGCTGGACATCACCGACAACATCGTCGACAACAAGATCGTGCCGCCGGCCGGCGTGGTCCGCCACGACGGCGACGACCCGTACCTGGTGGTCGCCGCCGACAAGGGCACTGCGACCTTCTCCGACACCGCCAACGGCATCGCCCAGGCGCACGGCTTCTGGCTGGACGACGCGTTCGCCTCGGGCGGCTCGGTGGGCTACGACCACAAGGGCATGGGCATCACCGCGCGCGGCGCGTGGGAATCGGTCAAGCGCCACTTCCGCGCGCTCGGCCGCGACAGCCAGACGCAGGACTTCACCGTGGTCGGCATCGGCGACATGTCCGGCGACGTGTTCGGCAACGGCATGCTGCTGTCCGAGCACATCCGCCTGGTCTGCGCGTTCGACCACCGCCACGTCTTCCTCGATCCGGCCCCGGACGCCGCGGCCTCGTTCAAGGAGCGTTCGCGCCTGTTCAAGGTGCCGCGTTCGAGCTGGGCGGACTACGACGCGAAGCTGATCAGCAAGGGCGGCGGCGTGTATCCGCGCTCGCTGAAGTCGATCGAGATCACCCCGCAGGTGCGCGAGGCGCTGGGCATCGACGCCGGCATCAAGTCGATGACCCCGACCGAGCTGATGAGCGCCGCGCTGAAGGCGCCGGTGGACCTGCTGTGGAACGGCGGCATCGGCACCTACGTCAAGGCCTCCACCGAGACCAACGCCGACGTCGGCGACCGCGCCAACAACGCGCTGCGCGTCAACGGCTCCGACCTGCGCTGCAAGGTGGTAGGCGAGGGCGGCAACCTCGGCATGACCCAGCTCGGCCGCATCGAGGCCGCGCAGGTGGGCGTGCTGCTCAACACCGACTTCATCGACAACTCCGCTGGCGTGGACACCTCCGACCACGAGGTCAACATCAAGATCCTGCTCAATGGCGAGGTGCAGAAGAAGCGGCTCAAGCTGGCCGAGCGCAACAAGCTGCTGGCGGCGATGACCGACGAGGTCGCGCAGCTGGTGCTGAACGACAACTACCGCCAGAACCAGACCCTGAGCCTGATGGAGCGGATGAGCGCGGCGCGCCTCGGCTCGAAGATGCACTTCATCACCACGCTGGAGTCGCAGGGCCTGCTGGACCGGCAGATCGAATACCTGCCGACCGATGCGCAGATGGCCGAGCGCAAGCTGCGCGGGCAGGGCCTGACCCGGCCGGAGCTGTGCGTGCTGCTGTCGTATTCCAAGCTGGTGGCGTTCCCGCAGCTGCTGGACTCGGACGTGCCGGAAGACCCGTACCTGTCCAAGGAGCTGGAGCGCTACTTCCCGGCGCCGCTGCAGAAGAAATATGCCAAGGCGATGGAGAACCACCGCCTGAAGCGCGAGATCATCGCCACGGCGGTGACCAACTCCACCATCAACCGGATGGGCGCGACCTTCCTGATGCGCATGCAGGAAGACAGCGGCCGCAGCATCGGCGAGATCGCCCGCGCCTACACCATCACCCGCGAGACGCTGGACGCGCGCGAGCTGTGGGCGAAGATCGACGCGCTGGACGGCAAGGTGGCCGAGTCGGTGCAGATCGACGCGTTGCAGGTGATCTGGGAGCTGCAGCGCGGCTTCACCCGCTGGCTGCTGGCGCGGCCGGGCGCGGTGCCGGCGATCACCACCGCGGTGGAGCGCTACCACGAAGGCTTCCGCGACATCCTCGCCGGCGAGGGCATCCTGCCGCCGTCGCAGCGGCCGGAGTACGAGGCCAGCCGCAAGGACTGGCGGGCCAAGGGCGTGCCGGCGGCGCTGGCCGACCAGCTCGCCGCGCTGCCGTACCTGGAGTCGAGCGCCGACATCATCGAGCTGGCGCGCGAGCGCAAGCTGCGCACGATCGAGGTCGCCAAGGTCTATTTCCGCCTGGCCGACGCGCTGCACGCGCCGTGGCTGCGCGCGCAGATCGAGGCGCTGAAGGTGGAGGGGCGCTGGCACGCGGTGGCGCGCGGCGTGCTGCGCGACGAGCTGTTCGCGCAGCTGCGCTCGCTGACCGCGCAGGTGCTGGCGATGCCGGGCAAGGAGCCGGACGCCAAGGTGCAGGCGTGGCTGTCGCGCGACGACGCCTCGCTGCGCTTCACCCTGGCGATGCTCACCGAGCTGGCCGCGCAGAAGACGCTGGACTACCCGACCGTCTCGGTGGCGGTGCAGCGCGTGGCGCAGCTGGCCCAGCGCGGCTGA
- a CDS encoding NAD kinase: protein MTTPRLALLASPTEDAQAALAVLSKRYGTLAPQDADVIVPLGGDGFMLQTLHRHGGLGKPVYGMKLGTVGFLMNQFREDEDPLARIADAEPAVLHPLEMLAQTESGATVGSLAYNEVSLLRQTRQAAHVTIELNGEVRLDELICDGVMLATPAGSTAYNFSAHGPILPLGANVMALTPIAPFRPRRWRGAVLKSGTEVRFRVRDPLKRPVSATADSHEVRDVTEVLVRESRDRSVTLLFDPEHNLEERILIEQFAV from the coding sequence ATGACCACGCCAAGACTCGCCCTGCTGGCCAGCCCGACCGAAGACGCGCAAGCCGCGCTGGCCGTGCTGTCGAAGCGCTACGGCACGCTGGCGCCGCAGGACGCCGACGTGATCGTGCCGCTGGGCGGCGACGGTTTCATGCTGCAGACGCTGCACCGCCACGGCGGGCTGGGCAAGCCGGTGTACGGGATGAAGCTGGGCACGGTCGGCTTCCTGATGAACCAGTTCCGCGAGGACGAAGACCCGCTGGCGCGCATCGCCGACGCCGAGCCGGCGGTGCTGCATCCGCTGGAAATGCTGGCGCAGACCGAATCCGGCGCCACCGTCGGCTCGCTGGCCTACAACGAGGTTTCGCTGCTGCGCCAGACCCGCCAGGCCGCGCACGTGACCATCGAGCTCAACGGCGAGGTCCGCCTCGACGAACTGATCTGCGACGGCGTGATGCTGGCCACGCCGGCCGGCAGCACCGCCTACAACTTTTCCGCGCACGGGCCGATATTGCCGCTCGGGGCCAACGTGATGGCGCTGACGCCGATCGCGCCGTTCCGACCGCGGCGCTGGCGCGGCGCGGTGCTGAAGTCGGGCACGGAGGTGCGCTTCCGGGTGCGCGATCCGCTCAAGCGGCCGGTCAGCGCGACGGCGGATTCACACGAGGTGCGCGACGTTACCGAGGTATTGGTGCGCGAGTCGCGCGACCGCAGCGTCACCCTGCTGTTCGACCCCGAGCACAATCTCGAAGAAAGGATATTGATCGAGCAGTTCGCGGTGTGA
- a CDS encoding bifunctional diguanylate cyclase/phosphodiesterase, which yields MPFEAHDIETSAAGLGSRRRVPAWAWAAVAFLLGMALTFWLAEGERRRSERDERHLFVMEVENAAAAIHVQLDQCEHLIRAFQSIFLASDNVSPEEYARAYENMQSNSVVRISLQALAYVERQRRADGDHYVTAMFAPEQGNESIRGLDITTQPMNLEALLRSRDTDQVTMSAPFDLRQASGSGFILRLPIYASGTVPTTVEARRAAIIGSVGASFRISDLLASTVSEAPALLADLAVEDISGPAPRQLYLHRFGERADKPAHTVKLRFGGRTWNVVAYPRATPNERDGWELVLWIGAVISALLAALTWSLVSTRERAIALGTSMSQRFRASEERFRKLNELLPCLVLLARKDDGTVVYRNAAARDKLAMDDGRAGLSSLLDADSIARLCGGSEGDLAAVEVQMRDAAGALFWASAWVSSIELDGNPMWLLVASDVSEQRQLTESLSYQASHDSLTRLYNRREFEARAQAMLARADRGDGALLFIDLDQFKLINDTSGHRAGDELLVQLATVMREKLRPEDVLGRLGGDEFGVLLSGVPTIEAALQAAERLRRCIEGFIFGWEQRTYTISASIGAVMLANATSLKELFAHADAACYLAKEAGRNRVHVYAEDDTAITSRLGEMEWANRIRDALRDGRLLLDYQELHPLRPGNGEGAHIELLLRLRGEDGGEVLPGAFLPAAERYGLMPLIDRWVVETALGNIDRIHPDGGRLATCAINLSGASLEDAGLFERIAQLVALYQIDARRLVFEITETVAMRDFAASSALIARLRSLGCRVALDDFGAGMSSFGYLKNLELDMVKIDGSFVQNMASDRMSQSIIRAVTDIAHQQGLTVVAEWVSSKELLDMLASMNVDYAQGFALHRPQRALFQRDAQHHG from the coding sequence ATGCCGTTCGAGGCCCACGACATCGAAACGTCCGCCGCCGGCCTGGGCTCCAGGCGGCGGGTGCCCGCGTGGGCCTGGGCGGCGGTCGCGTTCCTGCTCGGCATGGCCCTGACCTTCTGGCTGGCGGAAGGCGAGCGGCGGCGCAGCGAGCGCGACGAACGCCACCTGTTCGTCATGGAAGTGGAGAACGCCGCCGCCGCGATCCACGTCCAGCTCGACCAGTGCGAGCACCTGATCCGCGCGTTCCAGTCGATCTTCCTGGCCTCGGACAACGTGTCGCCGGAGGAATACGCCCGCGCCTACGAGAACATGCAGTCCAACAGCGTGGTCCGGATCAGCCTGCAGGCGCTGGCCTACGTGGAGCGCCAGCGCCGTGCCGACGGCGACCACTACGTCACCGCGATGTTCGCCCCGGAGCAGGGCAACGAATCGATCCGCGGCCTCGACATCACCACCCAGCCGATGAACCTGGAGGCGCTGCTGCGTTCGCGCGACACCGACCAGGTGACCATGTCCGCGCCGTTCGACCTGCGCCAGGCCAGCGGCTCAGGCTTCATCCTGCGCCTGCCGATCTACGCGTCCGGCACCGTCCCGACCACGGTGGAGGCGCGCCGCGCGGCGATCATCGGCTCGGTCGGCGCCTCGTTCCGGATTTCCGACCTACTCGCCTCGACGGTGTCGGAAGCGCCCGCGCTGCTGGCCGACCTGGCGGTGGAGGACATCAGCGGCCCCGCGCCGAGGCAGCTGTACCTGCACCGCTTCGGCGAGCGCGCGGACAAGCCGGCGCACACGGTGAAGCTGCGCTTCGGCGGGCGCACCTGGAACGTCGTCGCCTATCCGCGCGCGACGCCGAACGAGCGCGACGGCTGGGAGCTGGTGCTGTGGATCGGCGCGGTGATCAGCGCGCTGCTGGCGGCGCTGACCTGGTCGCTGGTCAGCACGCGCGAACGGGCGATCGCGCTGGGCACCTCGATGAGCCAGCGCTTCCGCGCCAGCGAGGAGCGCTTCCGCAAGCTCAACGAGCTGCTGCCCTGCCTGGTGCTGCTGGCGCGCAAGGACGACGGCACCGTCGTCTACCGCAACGCCGCCGCGCGCGACAAGCTGGCGATGGACGACGGCAGGGCCGGCCTGTCGTCGCTGCTCGACGCCGACAGCATCGCCCGCCTGTGCGGCGGCAGCGAGGGCGACCTGGCCGCGGTGGAAGTGCAGATGCGCGACGCCGCCGGCGCGCTGTTCTGGGCCAGCGCCTGGGTCAGCTCGATCGAGCTGGACGGCAACCCGATGTGGCTGCTGGTCGCCAGCGACGTGTCCGAGCAGCGCCAGCTCACCGAGAGCCTCAGTTATCAGGCCAGCCACGATTCGCTGACCCGGCTATACAACCGCCGCGAGTTCGAGGCGCGCGCGCAGGCCATGCTCGCGCGCGCCGACCGCGGCGACGGCGCGCTGCTGTTCATCGACCTCGACCAGTTCAAGCTGATCAACGACACCTCCGGCCACCGCGCTGGCGACGAGCTGCTGGTGCAGCTGGCGACGGTGATGCGCGAGAAGCTGCGTCCCGAGGACGTGCTGGGGCGGCTGGGCGGCGACGAGTTCGGCGTGCTGCTGTCCGGCGTGCCCACCATCGAGGCCGCGCTGCAGGCGGCGGAGCGGCTGCGGCGCTGCATCGAAGGCTTCATCTTCGGCTGGGAGCAGCGGACCTACACGATCAGCGCCAGCATCGGCGCGGTCATGCTGGCGAACGCCACCTCGCTGAAGGAGCTGTTCGCGCATGCCGACGCCGCCTGCTACCTGGCCAAGGAAGCGGGGCGCAACCGCGTCCACGTGTACGCGGAAGACGACACCGCCATCACCAGCCGGCTGGGCGAGATGGAATGGGCCAACCGCATCCGCGACGCGCTGCGCGACGGGCGGCTGCTGCTCGACTACCAGGAGCTGCATCCGCTGCGGCCGGGCAATGGCGAAGGCGCGCACATCGAACTGCTGCTGCGGCTGCGCGGCGAGGACGGCGGCGAAGTGCTGCCCGGCGCGTTCCTGCCGGCGGCCGAACGCTACGGCCTGATGCCGCTGATCGACCGCTGGGTGGTGGAAACCGCGCTCGGCAACATCGACCGCATCCATCCCGACGGCGGCCGGCTCGCGACCTGCGCGATCAACCTGTCCGGCGCCAGCCTGGAGGACGCCGGCCTGTTCGAGCGGATCGCGCAGCTGGTGGCGCTGTACCAGATCGACGCGCGCCGGCTGGTGTTCGAGATCACCGAGACCGTGGCGATGCGCGATTTCGCCGCCTCCAGCGCGCTGATCGCGCGGCTGCGCTCGCTGGGCTGCCGGGTGGCGCTGGACGATTTCGGCGCCGGCATGTCCTCGTTCGGCTACCTGAAGAACCTGGAGCTGGACATGGTGAAGATCGACGGCAGCTTCGTGCAGAACATGGCCAGCGACCGCATGTCGCAGTCGATCATCCGCGCGGTCACCGACATCGCCCACCAGCAGGGGCTGACGGTGGTCGCCGAATGGGTGTCGTCGAAGGAGCTGCTGGACATGCTCGCGTCGATGAACGTCGACTACGCGCAGGGCTTCGCGCTGCACCGGCCGCAGCGGGCCCTGTTCCAGCGCGACGCGCAGCACCATGGCTGA